One genomic segment of Vespa velutina chromosome 10, iVesVel2.1, whole genome shotgun sequence includes these proteins:
- the LOC124952527 gene encoding uncharacterized protein LOC124952527 isoform X2 produces MTVMLLQRSVTPQSTHRQKTAKKDCSAKPPFIFLLDDRQEHRRSIDASIITTTNNNNNNNNNNNNNNIINNFNNNYENNYTPTTNNNNNNNNINNNNNNNNNNNNYESGNKNNIVKRSVRRSSGSREYAVEEAPASVTSQRRTAGGQDVAMRYYRIWIYACNGVLFFSAAAFAAVVSMSIIFTGDPRRHVIPGVPRAFDPTALYAYLALGTQLGLVQLLGCVAVRRLSAKLLNVYWVLLLVLLFGDIVIGIVWVVRSEGMNAQLRPMLRLRLQTEYGKEPRFSEHWDRLQKEFTCCGVTGPRDFGSRWPQTCCGPIMNVSDTCQQPYSRGCDESLLRWLRETSDRLFVFGFCVVAFTKLCFLGILRYEIREMIQKIRMLREPPPPATTFAQPPFSQVMSEATTNNGSIVRRTTLPNAVTPSGSLKLKEREDRRGEERRGEEKRKEEKRKTKENCEDLYCKERLDRSFSSPGVEALLSVSKIATTRNERERT; encoded by the exons ATGACGGTGATGCTGCTGCAACGTTCGGTCACCCCGCAGTCGACGCATCGCCAAAAGACAGCGAAGAAGGACTGCAGCGCGAAGCCGCCCTTTATCTTCCTGCTGGACGATCGTCAGGAGCATAGGCGATCTATAGACGCCTCCATCATCACGAccactaacaataataataacaacaacaataacaacaacaataacaacatcATCAATAACTTTAACAACAATTACGAGAACAATTACACTCCCAcgaccaataataataacaacaataacaatatcaacaacaacaacaacaacaataataacaacaacaattacGAGAGTGGGAACAAAAACAATATCGTGAAAAGAAGCGTCCGTAGGAGCAGCGGAAGCCGCGAGTACGCCGTCGAGGAGGCGCCGGCTTCGGTGACGTCTCAGAGACGCACCGCCGGTGGCCAGGACGTCGCGATGCGATATTATCGGATCTGGATCTACGCCTGTAACGGGGTGCTCTTCTTCAGCGCGGCTGCATTTGCCGCGGTCGTATCAATGTCCATTATATTCACCGGCGATCCCAGAAGGCACGTAATACCTGGAGTCCCAAGAGCCTTCGATCCGACGGCCCTATATGCTTACCTCGCTTTGGGTACTCAATTGGGACTCGTTCAATTACTTGGTTGCGTTGCCGTAAGAAGACTCAGCGCCAAATTACTCAACGTTTATTGGGTTCTACTCTTGGTCCTACTCTTCGGAGACATCGTTATCGGTATCGTTTGGGTCGTCCGTTCCGAGGGAATGAACGCCCAACTCAGGCCCATGCTGAGGCTACGATTACAG ACGGAGTACGGTAAGGAGCCACGATTCAGCGAGCATTGGGATCGACTGCAGAAGGAATTCACGTGTTGCGGTGTAACAGGGCCGCGTGATTTCGGATCCCGTTGGCCGCAGACATGTTGCGGGCCCATCATGAATGTCAGCGACACCTGCCAGCAACCATACTCACGAGGATGCGACGAATCCTTGCTACGCTGGTTAAGAGAAACTTCCGATCGCCTATTTGTATTTGGCTTTTGTGTCGTGGCCTTCACAAAACTCTGTTTCCTCGGTATTCTACGATACGAGATACGTGAGATGATACAAAAGATACGGATGCTGCGCGAACCACCCCCACCGGCAACAACCTTTGCCCAGCCGCCATTTTCCCAAGTGATGTCGGAAGCCACTACCAATAATGGCAGCATCGTTCGACGAACCACTCTGCCTAACGCCGTTACTCCTTCCG GATCTTTGAAATTGAAGGAACGAGAAGacaggagaggagaggagaggagaggagaggagaagagaaaagaagagaagagaaagacgaaggaGAACTGTGAGGATTTGTACTGTAAAGAGCGACTCGATCGTTCGTTTAGCTCGCCCGGAGTAGAAGCCCTTCTTTCAGTTTCAAAAATAGCCACAacaagaaacgagagagaaagaacgtaa
- the LOC124952527 gene encoding uncharacterized protein LOC124952527 isoform X1 has translation MTVMLLQRSVTPQSTHRQKTAKKDCSAKPPFIFLLDDRQEHRRSIDASIITTTNNNNNNNNNNNNNNIINNFNNNYENNYTPTTNNNNNNNNINNNNNNNNNNNNYESGNKNNIVKRSVRRSSGSREYAVEEAPASVTSQRRTAGGQDVAMRYYRIWIYACNGVLFFSAAAFAAVVSMSIIFTGDPRRHVIPGVPRAFDPTALYAYLALGTQLGLVQLLGCVAVRRLSAKLLNVYWVLLLVLLFGDIVIGIVWVVRSEGMNAQLRPMLRLRLQTEYGKEPRFSEHWDRLQKEFTCCGVTGPRDFGSRWPQTCCGPIMNVSDTCQQPYSRGCDESLLRWLRETSDRLFVFGFCVVAFTKLCFLGILRYEIREMIQKIRMLREPPPPATTFAQPPFSQVMSEATTNNGSIVRRTTLPNAVTPSGNASLLLQTEECNTGRHPLLANNLQDGGADSDTNSHCALILEETTPTSANHNCGTREKSNGNNNYEMREFNRRLLLSNGGSPGTQGVTAGGQSRRT, from the exons ATGACGGTGATGCTGCTGCAACGTTCGGTCACCCCGCAGTCGACGCATCGCCAAAAGACAGCGAAGAAGGACTGCAGCGCGAAGCCGCCCTTTATCTTCCTGCTGGACGATCGTCAGGAGCATAGGCGATCTATAGACGCCTCCATCATCACGAccactaacaataataataacaacaacaataacaacaacaataacaacatcATCAATAACTTTAACAACAATTACGAGAACAATTACACTCCCAcgaccaataataataacaacaataacaatatcaacaacaacaacaacaacaataataacaacaacaattacGAGAGTGGGAACAAAAACAATATCGTGAAAAGAAGCGTCCGTAGGAGCAGCGGAAGCCGCGAGTACGCCGTCGAGGAGGCGCCGGCTTCGGTGACGTCTCAGAGACGCACCGCCGGTGGCCAGGACGTCGCGATGCGATATTATCGGATCTGGATCTACGCCTGTAACGGGGTGCTCTTCTTCAGCGCGGCTGCATTTGCCGCGGTCGTATCAATGTCCATTATATTCACCGGCGATCCCAGAAGGCACGTAATACCTGGAGTCCCAAGAGCCTTCGATCCGACGGCCCTATATGCTTACCTCGCTTTGGGTACTCAATTGGGACTCGTTCAATTACTTGGTTGCGTTGCCGTAAGAAGACTCAGCGCCAAATTACTCAACGTTTATTGGGTTCTACTCTTGGTCCTACTCTTCGGAGACATCGTTATCGGTATCGTTTGGGTCGTCCGTTCCGAGGGAATGAACGCCCAACTCAGGCCCATGCTGAGGCTACGATTACAG ACGGAGTACGGTAAGGAGCCACGATTCAGCGAGCATTGGGATCGACTGCAGAAGGAATTCACGTGTTGCGGTGTAACAGGGCCGCGTGATTTCGGATCCCGTTGGCCGCAGACATGTTGCGGGCCCATCATGAATGTCAGCGACACCTGCCAGCAACCATACTCACGAGGATGCGACGAATCCTTGCTACGCTGGTTAAGAGAAACTTCCGATCGCCTATTTGTATTTGGCTTTTGTGTCGTGGCCTTCACAAAACTCTGTTTCCTCGGTATTCTACGATACGAGATACGTGAGATGATACAAAAGATACGGATGCTGCGCGAACCACCCCCACCGGCAACAACCTTTGCCCAGCCGCCATTTTCCCAAGTGATGTCGGAAGCCACTACCAATAATGGCAGCATCGTTCGACGAACCACTCTGCCTAACGCCGTTACTCCTTCCG GAAACGCATCGTTGCTCTTGCAAACGGAAGAATGCAATACAGGCCGACATCCTCTCTTAGCGAACAATCTTCAAGATGGTGGAGCTGATAGCGACACGAACAGTCATTGTGCTTTGATCTTAGAAGAGACAACGCCAACGTCGGCCAATCACAATTGCGGTACGCGCGAGAAGAGCAAcggtaacaataattacgagaTGCGGGAGTTTAATAGAAGATTATTACTCTCGAACGGCGGTAGCCCAGGTACGCAAGGTGTCACCGCAGGTGGACAAAGCAGGCGTACCTGA